The genomic stretch GCAGCGTCGCATTGTGCATGAACTCGACCGCGGCGGCGAAGTTGACCTCGCTGCCATTGGCTTTGCCGAACAGCATGGCGGCCGCGATGGTCAGCATGGGCCTGAGCCGCTTGCCGCCGGCATCGATCAGGTAGCGCGCCACTTCCGGCACCAGCTCGACGTGCGAGCTGGCTTTGGCGAGGATCATCGCATTGACCCGGTCCATGCCGGGGCGCGTGGCGTCGAGCAGCCGGTCGAGCGCGCCGGCGCTGGTCATCGCCTCGTTTGCCGCTGCCGCCGATAAAGCCATGAAATCCCCGGTTTGAGCTACGCATCCGGCCCCCTATAGTCGGGGGCCTGCGAACTGTCGCGATGGTGCGATGTCCCTAGACGAAGCCACTGATCTTGTAAAACAACAAACGCTGACGCGCGACGCCTTTTTGGGTGGTCGCCTCACCGTGTCGCAGCCTGAAAAAGGGTTTCGCGCCGGGCTCGACTCGGTGCTGCTCGGGGCGGCCGTGAACCCGGCGGCGCGCAGCCTGCTCGATCTGGGGGCGGGCGTCGGCACCGCGGCGCTGGTGGCAATGGCCGAACTGCCGCAGCTCGAAACGACATTGGTCGAGGCCGATCCCGCAATGGTGGCGCTTTCCGCCCACAACGCTCTCGCCAACGGCATGGCCGGGCGCACCAGGGTGTTGGCGCTCGACCTGACGGCGCCGGGCAAGGCCCGCGCCTCCGCCGGCCTTGCCGCCGATCATTTCAGTGCCGTCATCGCCAACCCGCCCTTCTTCGATCCGGCGCGCGGCTCGGCGCCTTCGAAGGCCAGAGCCGGCGCGCGGCATATGGAGGAGGGGGGCCTCGACGCCTGGGTGAAAACCGCAGCGACCCACGCGGCGCCGGGCGGCGAGGTGATCTTCATCCACGTCGCCGAGGTGCTGCCCCAGCTGCTGGCGGCCTTTACCCGACGCTTCGGCGCGGTCAGCGTGTTGCCGCTGTTGCCGCTGTTGCCGCGCGAGGGCGAGCCGGCCAGCCGGGTGCTGGTCCGCGGCATCAAGGGATCGCGCGCGCCCTTTGTGCTGCTTGGCGCGCGCGTGCTGCACGAGGCTGTCGGGCGCGGCTTCCGTCCCGAGTTCGATGCGATCTTCCGCGGCACGGCGCGTCTCATCTGGTAATCCCGGCAGCGGGCACATACATGTGCCCGGTCGAAAAACGAGGGCGTCACATGGGTTTGCGGTCCTGGATGAAGCGCAGGATGGGGCAGGGTGGCCCGGTGGTCCCCGTGGTCCGCCTGCACGGCGTCATCGCCGCCGACCATCGGCCCGGGCGGCTGAACATCGAAGCCGTCGCCCCGCTGCTGAAGCGTGCCTTCGCCGTGAAGTCGGCGCCAGCGGTTGCCGTCGTCGTCAACTCACCCGGCGGCTCGG from Devosia sp. A16 encodes the following:
- a CDS encoding tRNA1(Val) (adenine(37)-N6)-methyltransferase — encoded protein: MSQPEKGFRAGLDSVLLGAAVNPAARSLLDLGAGVGTAALVAMAELPQLETTLVEADPAMVALSAHNALANGMAGRTRVLALDLTAPGKARASAGLAADHFSAVIANPPFFDPARGSAPSKARAGARHMEEGGLDAWVKTAATHAAPGGEVIFIHVAEVLPQLLAAFTRRFGAVSVLPLLPLLPREGEPASRVLVRGIKGSRAPFVLLGARVLHEAVGRGFRPEFDAIFRGTARLIW